In a genomic window of Halococcus hamelinensis 100A6:
- a CDS encoding alpha/beta fold hydrolase — MRSRTVRGGDGVELYVEETGPSDGPAVLFLHGYSQSRLSWTKQFESPLADEFRLVRVDNRGHGRSETPREKSAYTDSSLWAADVRAVVEDLDEVVIVAWSYGCLVALDYLRAYGAADVAGVNFVGIVSEMGTDAATELLGSAYLELFPALTSEDAEESVRTLERFVERSVAGDPDPVERYFVLGYNVVVPPFVRDGMRSRSLSHRETVAALDVPLLFTHGEEDRIVDPRAVEVNAALASETRTSLYADVGHTPFREAPDRFDEELREFVRRV, encoded by the coding sequence ATGCGATCACGGACGGTTCGCGGCGGCGATGGCGTGGAGCTCTACGTCGAGGAGACGGGTCCGTCGGACGGGCCGGCCGTCCTGTTCCTCCACGGCTACTCCCAGAGCCGGCTGTCGTGGACGAAACAGTTCGAGTCGCCCCTCGCCGACGAGTTCCGACTCGTTCGGGTGGACAATCGGGGTCACGGCCGCTCGGAGACCCCTCGCGAGAAGAGCGCCTACACCGACTCGTCGCTCTGGGCGGCGGACGTTCGCGCCGTCGTCGAGGACCTCGACGAGGTGGTCATCGTGGCGTGGTCGTACGGCTGTCTCGTCGCCCTCGATTACCTCCGCGCGTACGGAGCCGCCGACGTCGCGGGCGTGAACTTCGTCGGTATCGTCTCCGAGATGGGCACCGACGCCGCGACCGAACTCCTCGGTTCGGCCTACCTCGAACTGTTCCCCGCCCTCACCTCGGAAGACGCCGAGGAGAGCGTGCGGACGCTCGAACGATTCGTCGAACGCTCCGTCGCGGGCGACCCCGATCCGGTCGAGCGCTACTTCGTCCTCGGCTACAACGTCGTCGTCCCGCCGTTCGTCCGCGACGGGATGCGCTCGCGGAGCCTCTCACACCGGGAGACGGTCGCGGCCCTCGACGTTCCACTCCTGTTCACCCACGGCGAGGAAGACCGGATCGTCGACCCGAGGGCGGTCGAGGTCAACGCGGCCCTCGCCTCGGAGACGCGAACCTCGCTCTACGCGGACGTCGGCCACACGCCGTTCCGGGAGGCTCCCGACCGGTTCGACGAGGAACTCCGCGAGTTCGTCCGCCGGGTGTAA
- a CDS encoding VOC family protein, translating to MPNIDGIHHVTAFCDDPQVNYDFFTNVLGLRFVKRTVRFDVPEKIYHLYYGDEVGTPGSIVTYFPMTNMPMEQGVVGKGKLRSVGLTIPEGSVEYWQSRFEDHDVAYTMDERFGETAIEFADPDGLPYELVTGESDIEPWTEGNDVPAEHAIRGMYNATIHSADPAGTMDVLEVMGWDRIGEATHPQRGDRIRYRAPGDAPCADKVDVLVRPNAPDGVMGIGTYLHVAFQVENNWEQDAVSDLLRENGYITTSRKDRDYFHSRYITEPGGSVFEYATMGPGFEIDQDPAEYGDQLKVPDWLDVDIERIEGMLPPLETN from the coding sequence ATGCCGAACATAGACGGAATCCACCACGTCACCGCGTTCTGTGACGACCCACAGGTAAACTACGACTTCTTCACGAACGTGCTCGGGCTCCGATTCGTCAAGCGCACGGTCAGATTCGACGTGCCGGAGAAGATCTACCACCTCTACTACGGCGACGAGGTGGGCACGCCCGGTTCGATCGTGACCTACTTTCCGATGACCAACATGCCGATGGAGCAGGGCGTGGTCGGGAAGGGGAAACTCCGGTCGGTCGGGCTGACCATCCCGGAGGGGTCGGTCGAGTACTGGCAGAGCCGGTTCGAGGACCACGACGTCGCCTACACGATGGACGAGCGCTTCGGCGAGACCGCCATCGAGTTCGCCGACCCCGACGGATTGCCCTACGAACTCGTGACGGGCGAGTCCGACATCGAGCCCTGGACCGAGGGCAACGACGTACCCGCCGAGCACGCCATCCGCGGGATGTACAACGCGACCATCCACTCGGCCGACCCCGCCGGCACGATGGACGTCCTCGAAGTGATGGGCTGGGATCGGATCGGGGAGGCCACCCACCCACAGCGCGGCGACCGCATCCGGTATCGAGCGCCGGGGGACGCGCCGTGTGCCGACAAAGTCGACGTGCTCGTCCGTCCGAACGCGCCCGACGGCGTGATGGGGATCGGAACCTACCTCCACGTCGCCTTCCAGGTGGAGAACAACTGGGAGCAGGACGCGGTGAGCGACCTGCTTCGCGAGAACGGCTACATCACGACGTCGCGCAAGGACCGCGACTACTTCCACTCGCGCTACATCACCGAGCCGGGCGGCTCGGTCTTCGAGTACGCGACGATGGGGCCGGGCTTCGAGATCGACCAGGACCCCGCGGAGTACGGCGACCAGCTCAAGGTGCCCGACTGGCTCGACGTCGACATCGAGCGCATCGAGGGGATGCTCCCGCCGCTCGAAACCAACTGA